One segment of Scleropages formosus chromosome 23, fSclFor1.1, whole genome shotgun sequence DNA contains the following:
- the lratd2a gene encoding protein LRATD2a, protein MGNQVEKLTHLSYAEVPTADPQGADPGDDGPRIGVSYIFSNDDEELEESADGADRERAQEEKPYDTCDEVECAIYNREDCIYEKSLKHTSTGTYSPENLSNRCRPGDLVEFVASGQYPHWVVYVGDFQVVHLHKAEVKNSFLTDASQGRRGRIVNDLYRFRPLSPEMVVQNAMEQVGAKDTELSWRNSECFAAWCRFGRREFKIGGEIRIGKQPYRLKIRLSEKKTQALEFQSLEDLIVEKRRNDQIGRAAVIQEQENHLNCAEELHRDHDPK, encoded by the coding sequence ATGGGGAACCAGGTAGAGAAACTGACTCACCTGAGTTACGCGGAAGTGCCGACGGCGGACCCGCAGGGCGCCGACCCGGGGGACGACGGTCCGCGCATCGGGGTCTCCTACATCTTCTCGAACGACgacgaggagctggaggagagcgCGGACGGGGCCGATCGGGAGCGCGCGCAGGAGGAGAAGCCCTATGACACGTGCGACGAGGTGGAGTGCGCCATCTATAATCGAGAGGACTGCATTTATGAGAAGAGCCTGAAGCACACGAGCACCGGCACCTATTCCCCCGAGAACCTGTCCAACAGGTGCAGGCCGGGCGACCTGGTGGAGTTCGTGGCCTCGGGTCAGTACCCGCACTGGGTCGTGTACGTGGGCGACTTCCAGGTGGTGCATCTGCACAAGGCCGAGGTAAAGAACAGCTTCCTGACGGACGCCAGTCAGGGGAGGAGAGGCCGCATCGTGAACGACCTCTACAGGTTCAGACCTCTGAGCCCGGAGATGGTGGTGCAGAACGCCATGGAACAGGTGGGCGCGAAGGACACGGAGCTCAGCTGGAGGAACTCGGAGTGCTTCGCCGCTTGGTGCAGGTTCGGGAGGCGGGAGTTCAAAATTGGAGGGGAGATAAGAATCGGAAAGCAGCCGTACAGGTTGAAGATACGGCTGTCGGAGAAAAAGACTCAGGCGTTGGAGTTTCAGAGCTTGGAAGACTTGATTGTGGAAAAGAGGAGGAATGACCAGATAGGGAGAGCTGCTGTGATCCAAGAGCAGGAGAACCATCTCAACTGTGCGGAGGAACTCCACCGTGATCACGACCCCAAGTGA